The Plodia interpunctella isolate USDA-ARS_2022_Savannah chromosome 11, ilPloInte3.2, whole genome shotgun sequence genome includes a window with the following:
- the LOC128673590 gene encoding lipase 3-like encodes MLVMEWKWLKCVVLIITVKCHGCTQFEGNNLSSHNRINNLFNYIQKVKPKEMPALTVSEEFNARSINEDINLNITQLFQKYGYGVEEHQVTTSDGYILDIFRVPGNGPVVFIMHGLICSSDDFVSTGPEHGLPYLLADLGYDVWLGNARGNKHGRKHVTMSPNSAEFWEFSFDEIGRYDLTAMIDYVLEETNQRKLVYIGHSQGTTSFFVMTSEYPEYNDKISVMIALSAVAYLSHQRNVLLTSLSTIYKPLYVIGQNIGLYEILADNETTKAFTSTFCGTPTLAYIICNNLLFLVFGPDYAQINATVLPVIYGHFPGGAALKQFAHYGQEIITGKFNQFDRGFVGNINKYGTPVPPDYYLEKVTSKVVILYSDNDYLSTAQDRSKLTARLPNVIGNYRIPFAKFSHSDFIFAKDVRKLVYYKVVEILNNNT; translated from the coding sequence AtgttagtaatggagtggaaATGGCTAAAATGTGTTGTGCTAATAATCACAGTCAAGTGCCATGGATGTACTCAATTTGAAGGAAATAATTTGAGTTCACATAATaggattaataatttatttaactatatacaaAAAGTTAAACCAAAAGAAATGCCAGCTTTAACAGTAAGTGAGGAGTTTAATGCCAGATCAATCAATGAAGATATAAATCTCAATATCACGCAACTTTTCCAAAAATACGGATATGGAGTTGAAGAGCACCAGGTAACTACTAGTGATGGGTATATCCTGGATATATTCCGCGTACCAGGCAATGGCCCCGTTGTATTCATAATGCATGGCCTGATATGCAGCTCGGATGACTTCGTTTCCACTGGGCCGGAGCACGGGCTACCGTATCTATTAGCAGACCTTGGTTACGACGTTTGGTTGGGCAACGCCCGAGGCAACAAACACGGCAGAAAACATGTTACCATGTCACCAAACAGCGCCGAATTTTGGGAGTTCAGCTTTGACGAAATCGGACGATACGACCTGACTGCGATGATCGACTACGTATTAGAAGAGACAAACCAACGAAAACTAGTTTACATAGGACATTCTCAAGGCACCACCAGCTTTTTTGTAATGACTTCAGAATATCCCGAATACAATGACAAAATATCAGTCATGATAGCTTTATCCGCAGTAGCGTATCTAAGTCATCAAAGGAATGTTCTATTAACCTCTTTGTCGACCATATACAAGCCTCTATATGTTATCGGTCAGAATATCGGATTGTACGAAATTTTGGCAGATAATGAGACCACGAAAGCCTTCACTTCAACTTTTTGTGGAACACCGACACTAGCATATATAATTTGCAATAATCTTTTGTTCCTAGTTTTCGGACCAGATTACGCGCAAATTAACGCCACTGTACTGCCCGTGATCTATGGGCACTTTCCGGGAGGAGCGGCTCTGAAGCAGTTTGCGCATTATGGACAAGAGATTATCACTGGAAAGTTTAACCAGTTTGACAGAGGTTTTGtaggaaatattaataaatatggtaCGCCTGTTCCACCTGATTATTATTTGGAAAAAGTGACAAGTAAAGTGGTTATTTTGTATTCAGACAACGATTATCTTTCAACTGCGCAAGATCGCTCGAAACTCACGGCCAGGCTACCCAATGTCATAGGAAACTACAGGATACCATTTGCCAAATTTTCGCACTCGGATTTCATTTTTGCAAAAGATGTAAGAAAACTAGTGTACTACAAGGTGGTAGAgatattgaataataatacGTAA